From a region of the Cyprinus carpio isolate SPL01 chromosome A18, ASM1834038v1, whole genome shotgun sequence genome:
- the LOC109109142 gene encoding translocon-associated protein subunit gamma, with the protein MAPKGSNKQQSEEDLLLQDFSRNLSAKSTALFYGNALIVSAIPIWLFWRIWHMDLVQSAVLYAVMTLISTYLVAFAYKNVKFVLKHKVAQKREDAVSKEVTRKLSEADNRKMSRKEKDERILWKKNEVADYEATTFSIFYNNTLFLLIVIVASFFLLKNFNPTVNYILSISASSGLIALLSTGSK; encoded by the exons ATGGCACCCAAAGGCAGCAACAAACAGCAGTCAGAGGAGGATCTTCTCCTGCAGGACTTCAGCAGGAACCTGTCGGCGAAATCCACGGCGCTATTCTACGGCAATGCGCTAATCGTGTCCGCAATCCCCATCT GGCTGTTTTGGAGGATCTGGCATATGGATTTGGTCCAGTCTGCAGTGCTGTATGCAGTCATGACTCTAATCAGCACCTACCTGGTTGCCTTTGCTTACAAGAACGTCAAATTTGTCCTCAAGCACAA GGTCGCTCAGAAACGTGAAGACGCCGTGTCCAAGGAAGTGACCCGCAAGCTCTCTGAGGCTGACAACCGCAAAATGTCCCGCAAAGAGAAGGACGAGAG GATCCTGTGGAAGAAGAATGAGGTCGCTGATTACGAGGCCACTACTTTTTCCATCTTTTACAACAACACTCTGTTCCTCTTGATTGTCATCGTTGCCTCTTTCTTCTTGCTGAAGAACTTCAATCCAACAGT GAACTACATTCTGTCGATTAGTGCCTCTTCAGGTCTGATCGCCCTGCTGTCCACAGGGTCCAAATAA